CTTTACAAAGACTTAAAGTGGAGGATTAATTTCTTGAAAATGATGGATTTATAATTCAAACCAAATGTTGTGTCAGTggatgtcatttttattaagaaTATTTAGCATGTCAGTTTATTCATCACTAGAATTAGACCACAAGCACTAATTGTGTCGTCGACAATTGATTCTACTGATAGGGTCATCGctttttattaaactgaaagGGCTGAACGGAGATTGCGGATGGTAGTCGTACTGTTAGTTACTGGATAGTTCACTGTTACCATGGTAATAATAGCCTATTTTTTGGTggtgttgtttgtttttcatgttaacatttaaaagaTGCAGTCAAAATATCACTGTCTCTTAAAACTGCATAAACAGCTTTTAAACCTAAAAGACGGGTTAATGTATCTGAGAGAATAATTTGAGAAAAcaacaaatttgttttgtttttcctttcatgtAGGCCCATGTAATGAAGGCTTTTCCTTTCAAGTATCTCTCTTCTTGGAATACCCATTAAGCAAACAAGACGGTGGGCACTACGTATTCCGGTTGCTTTGCTGAGATCGCGTCGCAGTCGGGTCAGAATCGTTTTTCTCAAGTCCTCGACAGGATAGGACACGATTAGAAGGCTGGGTTTCTCTCTCAAAGATGTCTTGATGGGATTTGTGTGTGAATCCTGTTGTTTGCCTGCAATGTGGGGAACCATGATTGTAGAGGATGCGTGTTTCATACAAAGCTATACAGAGCTTCCCCAAGCAGCTCGCATCAGCaggcagcagcacagggtgccaCTGACAATGGAAAAATTTACTCATGAAGCAGTGATTTCAGGAATGTCACTTCCAGCGCTACGTACGGGCGTCTTTTGAGTTGCATCTGCAAAGTGATAACTGGAGTTTGTTGGGAGAAAATTTTGGGAGAGAAGTATTAGAGCAAACCCCCAGCCGTGCAAAGCTGCCAGCCATGCACAGCGTGCCTCTTTCTTTTGTACAATGGGGGGGTCAATAATCTTGCTtgatggaataataataatgatgataataatgatgatgataattataACCCTTTATCATTATCTACTTGTCCAGAGCAGAGCTGctggggtctggagcctatcctggaagcagagggcgGAGTAGGGTAAACCCTAAATgtcagttcatcacagggaaatcacactCACACTTATACACACACGGACCCGCGCACACACTACGGACAATTTATAGtcttcagttcacctgaaacgcgtctctggaccatgggaggaaaccagagcacctgcgcAAAACCCACATGAAGACAGGGAAAGTCCAACAGACTGCACCAGATTCACATCCAAACCTaaaacccaggtgctgtgaggcaccagcactacctgctgttccactgtACTGCCCAGACCTCTATATTGGTGTCATAATGAAAAATTTGAATGGCTTTGTAACACCAGACTTTTTCAGTTGATTTTGTAGcctttcttttctccagtgtaCAATGCAGCCAGTGTCGACCTCCTTGATTTCCACTTgagtaaaaacacagaactGGACCTTTCAGACTTTGCTTCCAGTCCTGTTTGTGGCGTCCGCACCACAGGTCCAGGTTCCATCCAGCTTTTGGATTCCACCCAGTTTAATTGGAGCCTCCCCACTGTTCTGTTTGAATTTGGACGCAAAACAcataaaaggagagaaaaagcgCCTTTGTACAGTGTGTAATATCTGTTTGATGTGCCAACAGGCTCCAAGCCAGTGCTCTATTTACATGGGGAAGCAAACGGAGACCATGTAAGAGGAGGAACAGGGATTATTTCTTCAGAGAGAGCCTCCTCTAGCCAGCCTCACTTGTGCTAGCATGCCGGTTTACTAATAAGGCTGCGTGCGGCACATTtaagacacagaaacagaagcGTAAATGCTTAAAATCAGTGTTTATATAGCAACACTCAGATTCGTAACAGTGTAAGGCGCGAAATATCAGTGCTTTTAGTTCTTGTTCAGACGGCAAAAGGAAGACATTTCTCAGCTCTCTATCGAACAGTACACATATCAgtcaaaaatttgagtacacctgggtaaCGGGGCTGccggttcacacacacatcatctgataccgcttgacccatacggagttgcagggagccagagcctaaccccgcaacacagggcataaggctgaagggcgaggggacaccagtccgtcacaaggcaccccaagtaggactcgaaccccagacccaccagagagcaggacctggtccaacccactgcgccactgcacccccctggctgccacttcatttacatttattcaaagcagatgtttttctccaaagtgacttccaatgaactctctgtagtgttatgagcccacaaaccttattcaccaaggtgtcttacactgctagatacactacttacactgggttgctCATCCTTatatcagtggagcacactctttctgtcactcacacactatgagggaacctgaacaacatgtctttggactgtgggaagaaaccagagcactcaaaggaaaccaacacagacaccaGGCAaatatgcagactccacacagactgagcagggatcgaacccacgtcctctcacaccgtCCTCCTGGCACTGCAATACAttagcactacttgctgttccACCCGTTTAGTTCCTATTCTGAAGGCGAAAGGAGGACAATTCTTAGCTCTCAATCACACAGTACACGTACCAGTCAAAAATGTGAGTACATTGAGTAACGGGGCTGccagttcatttacatttattgaaagcagatgcttttctccaaaaggaaatacatctcatagaaaaatacaGCGAGTGCATTGTataaacagaaggagagatttggacgcagacacgtgattctgtAGTACAGTCATGTTGTCACATTGCACCCTATAAACCAGCATATGTTATGCGagaaggggggcgcagtgggttggaccaggtcctgctctccggtgggtctggggttcgagtcccgcttggggtgcctttcaatggactggcatcccgtcctgggtgtgtcccctccacctccagccttgcgctttgtgttgccgggttaggctctggttccccgcgaccccgtatgggacaagcagttcagaaaatgtgtgtgtgtgtgtgtgtgtgtgtgtgtgtgtgtgtgtgtgtgtgtgtgtgtgtgtgtgtgtgttatgcgaGTTGCTGCTTATAGAATTCAATACTTTTATGTGACAAACTGTAAAGGAAAGTGAAGGCAAAGCTGGGAGGGTTGGGAAGACATGGCTGCTGGTTTCCCGATCAATCTTGTTAAGCAAATTACTTGTGAAATAAAACGTTTCCAGTAAGTATACCCACATTTTTCAgcaatactgtatgtctgtatgGATCATGGAAAAGTGCATTACTCGAAAACCTTATATAAGTCACTTTGTTACAATGCTGTTTTATGTGCGCACCTGACTTACCCTGAAGTACGGTGTCTGACAGTTTTCAAGTGGACCCAGCCTGTGCTTGGAAGCTGATTTTGAAATACATGGACCTGATAACCACGTTCTGATGCCACATGGAATTTCGTACCTAAAGCCTCCACGAGATCGTCCTGGACTGTTAGGGTGTTGCGCTGCATTGTGTCGCTCTGTAGGGAGCCGCGACTGGGATTTGAAGCGAAACCAGTTTAACGCTTCTTATTCTACAGACCGGTACTGCGGCCCTCTCGGCATCATGGGCGGATACAAAGCGTTGCAGGAACTGCCCAGAAACCTTTGGGGAGGCTCGGCTTTGGCGACGTTCTTTCGCCGTCTCCATCCTTCCTTATTTGTGCTGCTCTGCTCATTTTTTCCCCCGGGAAACACAAGCAATTAGCAGTTTTACTTTCCCAGCTGCTTTGCTCAGAGCGCAGTAGGGCTGTTCTTGGAACCTCAGAAAGACAAACTTTGGGATTTACAAGCCTGTGGTTGTGGGTATAGAAAAGAACCGCTCAGAGCATCGCAGATCTGTTGATCGTCGAAAACGGCGCTGCGTGGCTGTTTATCCTTATTACCGAGTGGCAGTGTGAATAGGTTCTGAATGACCTTAAATGTGCTAAATCTTGTTTTGAAAGCACGGTTCCTCTTAACCCATGCTGACATTTGAGagcactaaaataaaataagttttgaCAATTTTAAACATATGTTTACGTGACCCTCTTTACTCAGAAAATGCATCGGAATTAATTGATCCATCGAGTGCCTCTCTGAAATTTAAGCGCTTCTTTCAGTTTATTATGTGAAATGGATTTTTCCGGAAAACAGTCTGGTatcaaatttctgtttttctcaatTGCCACTCATTAACACAATTAGGCATAATTTAACCAAACACGTCTTCAGGTTGCCAGCAAATTCAATATCCCAGTATTGCTTTCACTCCATGCAGAAGTCTGTCAGCTCTCCTGTTGGCGTGTTGTCGGAGATAATGTGCAATTCCTGAGCTTTTTTAtcgatttttctttttggtagGCATTGCAATATTTTAATAGGGAGAGGAGGCccttttttaatgattttctgTGTTCCTCTTCAGTTCTGCAGCTCCTTGCGAGCCGTGGCGGTTTCACAATCGCTGTGCATTTCAGGGCATGTTCGCAAACTCGCGTTCCTATTTCTTCCGCCATGCAGTGGCTAGAAGTTCATCGGACGAAAATAACGCAGCGAGGCTTTCGCAAACAGTCAAGATTAATCCCAAGACAAAAGCAATAAGCCTTACTGCAGAGACAGCGTCGGCTTTGTACTGCGGTGAGCACCTGTTAAATATATGCAGCCCTTCCGCTCGTGCAAAAAGAAGGCGACATCATTTAGAGGACATAATTAAAAGTGTCAGTCGGGGATgatgttatttatttctttaacagaCACTCTGCTGGAGTGACTGATCTGGCTTacagatgatttttttaatgtattttttttacagctggttgTTTAGTTAAGCAACTGGGGATCAGTACCATGTTCAGCAGTGTCACACTGTCCCTGGTGACCTCCGCACCTCAAGTCCCTTGTCCCGAAAGCTGCAACACACACTCGCGCACCTTTTtggatgcagtgtgtgtgtttttgacgGGTTGATTCAGAGCAGATCCTATCACAAGGGCTGTGTGGTCAGTCTCAGCACCAAGGCACCTGCCCTCTATCTTTCAAACTCTCCGGTGATTCCACAGGTGACCCACCTGTCAGGGAGCCACCTGTCCCCGTTCTGTGCGTCAGCCCTGAAGGCCGCGTGCGTAACAGCTCCAAATGATGGAGAAGCTGCTACGTCACGGTGCTTCCCCCTCGGAACAACGTTGGAAACAGGAGAAAGCTGCAAAGGACAAATGAGATTGAAGCGGGACCATTTCAGCCTCGGGTGGGAAgcgattttttttcattcccgTTTTCCTGCAGTCTTCCTTATGCAGCTGTTCATGTATGAGATTAATTTTCTCATTAGCATCCCAAATGGTCGGCACTGTGTGGCTTCAGTTCCATCACATTCTGCATTTCTATGCCGTTGAAATGAAGAGGGATGACATTGTCTGATGTTTAGTAAAGGGAGGGAGATTTGAGAGGAGACACTTTTTACAGAGGATCACCTTTACTGCCTCCATGTGGATATAATGTGTGATTGAATTTCCTagcattcatttttaaacaaatacaaaagggtttcttttttctctatGTGGGATGAGCAGTTTTGGACAAGGCTccatttttttggagaaaaacctccTTATGGAGAGGTGTGGCCGCGCGAAGTGGATGTTTACTGAGCCGAGCCGCAATCTCGACGTGATTGAAATCAGGGAGGATCACACCTGTGCTGACAGTAGCTGCAGAAgtcccattgtgtgtgtgtgtgtgtgtgtgtgtgtgtgtgtgtgtgtgtgtgtgtgtgtgtgtgtgtgtgtgtgagagagagagagagagagagaggacagtCAGGGCGCCACATCTGTTGCAGCTCCAATAAACCATCTGTTGCGGGGATCATGTCCGGCATGTTcagcctttgtttgtttgtttgtcattttgcaGTATGTGGTGGCACAATCTAATTATCTTTTTCTCTAATACGGTGCCAGAACAGTGGACCCAGAAGGGCTGATCCTCCTCAGTACTCGTACAGTGCTCTTTCTGCCTCTTCACGCTTCCAAGTGTTTCAAGTTTTTCGCAAATAAGTATGTCTAGTCATGCCCCGCTTTGAGCGGAGAACCTTAAGCCCATATGAATATGGTTCTTAGCACAATCCTCCCGATACGTGTGCTGAAGTAACTCTGTCATGTTTGGAGGCTGGAAAATGCTCTCAGTTCCAAATGGAGCTTAGGATGACAGCCGTGAGTCACATAACCAATAGATTACATTACGTTTGATTTAATCCACAGAAATGTACACCATTTATTCGGGTGCGACATGCTAGATAATTTGTACCACGTTGCATCGCTTCTTTTCCGATGTTTGTGTTCCTTCGGAAAGTCAACGTCTGGAAGGACAAAGGTGTCCGTGTAAGTACGAGGTGAGAGCGGAGGTGAAAGGGGGCGAAACAGACTACAAGTGACGAGACGGCCGAGGAAGACCTTGAATATTTGTCTGTTGCACATCAGGTCAACAGCAGCGCTGTTGGAATAGGCAGGTTTTATAtttatgaggggggtgcggtggcacagcgggtttcaccgggtcctgctctccggtgggtctagggttcgagtctcacttggggtgccttgcaatggactggtgtcccatcctgggtgtgtcaccttctcctccagccttacgccctgtgttgccgggttaggctccggctcgccacgatcctgcttgagacaagtggtttctgactctgtgtgtgtatttatgagcaaaaaatgcaaatacaccatttttcttttacttacaGCCTGGTCAcacttttgcatgttttctccttGGATCGTGATCCAAAGCACTGCTTTAACAGCAACATCATGAATTCCTACAAAAgatgtcagctgtttttttttccttaataaaaATCAGAAGTCATCTGGCGCAAAGCAAACACTGCAGGAGAAATGAAAGGTAGTACTTGAAATTTAAGGAATGGCACCCAGTACATTTTCTGTTATATGAAAAGCATGAAGGTTACTGACTCATTGCTGGCACTTATATAAGAGTCAGTGGCAtctttttcctccaaatgaAAAGCTATTCATCTTTCATAGCCATACGTGTGATGTACAGTTGTATGAGGATCATCGTGGGATTAAAAATCACGGTGACAGTTTCAGTAATGAAGATGTTTTCTGATTGCTAATTGTTTGTGCAACTTTCTGTTCCTCAATGGTCTTGAACAATCTTGTGGTGATCTGTTTAATACTTCAGCTTTTTATGCCGCACCGCTcgaaaaaagcactttttgtcTTTCCTTTCACCGCAGGAAATCAGAACCAGCTCGATCCCGACCCAGAGACGCTGCGCCATGTGCCCCCCGCAGCCTGTCCCCCCTGCTGACAGACACAGCTAGCCCCACCTTGATGGAGATGGAGCAGTATCCTGGGGACGAGTCGGGGCTGGGGAACGTCACCAACTGCTCGGGGGCTCCTGGGGAGGTAGCGAAGGCGACGACGGCGACAGAAACAACACTGCTGGTGCTCCTCCTGGGGGCTCTGACCCTCATGACCGCACTGGCCAACGGCGGCGTCATTGCGGCCATCGGCACCACCAGGAAGCTCCACCTGCCAGCCAACTACCTCATCTGCTCGCTGGCCTTCACCGACTTCCTGGTGGCCGCCCTGGTGATGCCGCTGAGCACGCTGTACATCGCGACGGAGACCTGGTCCCTGGGACGTGTGGTCTGCGAAATCTGGCTCAGCGTGGACATGACCTGCTGCACCTGCTCCATCCTGCACCTGTGTGCCATCGCGCTGGACCGATACTGGGCCATTACTGACGCCATTGAGTACGCCCGCAAGAGGACCGCACGCCGCGCTGCCGCCATGGTGGCCATCGTGTGGACCATCTCCATCTTCATCTCCATGCCACCCCTCTTCTGGAGGCACAGTCAAGGGGCCAACGCCAGCAATCGCAGCCGGTGCGTCATTGAGCACGACCACGTGGGCTACACAATCTACTCCACTTTCGGGGCCTTCTACATCCCCATGGGCCTCATCCTCATCCTGTACTACAGGATCTACAGTGCCGCCAAGACGCTGTACCAGAAGCGTGGCTCCACCCGCTATCTAAGCAGCCGCAGCACGGACAGCCAGAACTCGCTGGCCAACTGCCGGACAGCACACGCCCTCTGCGTGTCTGACATGTCCAACTCTGACCCCACACTGGAGTTTGACAAGCTCCACGTGACCATCCGCATCCCGCCCTTtgaggcagaggtggagggcTCCAGTGAAAGGAGCCAGATCTGCTCTTCTCGGGAGAGGAAGGCTGCCCGCATCCTAGGTCTCATCCTGGGTGCCTTTGTGCTCTGCTGGCTGCCCTTCTTCATCAAGGAGCTGCTGGTAGGCCTGCACCTCGTGCACCCGTCACCTCAGCTCTCTGACTTCCTCACCTGGCTGGGCTACGTCAACTCGCTCATCAACCCCTTGCTGTACACCAGCTTCAATGAGGATTTCAAGCAGGCCTTTAAAAGATTGCTGCGGTGCAAAGACCACGCATAGACACCCCCGGCACCGATATGAGGGACTGAAAGAAGGCGTTTTCTGTTGAACGCTTTTGTTTTCCAAGTGAAATTTTTGTTTGcctttctgaaataaaattatccaTAAGATGCACGGTTCCGTGTAGAGTATTTACGGAAAAGTCTGAGAAAACTGATTTGTGCACAGATAAACTACATATATGCATGAATAtacatgcagacaaaaaaaatcacatataaTCAGACACTAGGGAAAACTTGGCAATAATTTAAAAGATGTGTATATGGTTAGGGATCATGAGTTGTAACCTGAGCGCTGACAGTTCGGATGTTGCTCCCAACTCTGCCATATTACCCATAAATACATTGCTTTGCAGTGAAAAGCTGTAAGGTGCTTTGATGTATGTATCAGCTGAATAACGGAACCAGCGCAGCGCTTAGAGCTTCATGTTCTACTCAAAGGAAGAGTAAGTTCTGCTACCGGTGTGGTTTTCCCGCTAAGGGAGGGAACAAATGTGGTCTTCCATTGCCTTTTCTACACATCTTTTGATTGCAGATGCagagaggacatgcaaactccacataccCTCAGCAagatttgaacccgtgtccaaACACACAGTTCAGGTGTATTGCTGCCATGCTGCTACACTCAAGAGACCAGGTCCAAACGCTGCTCCTCCTGGTTGCATCTCTGAGCACGGTgcgtaccctgaattgctccagtaaaaattacctaatAAATAAGCGAAGCACGGTAAGCTATTTAGTTTGATAACCTCAcaattttaagtcgctttggaaaaaaactaaatgtgaaatgataaaTACAAGTGTTATACCGCATTTGACCGCTAGgtggagaacatggaaaaaagagaaatatgaaaagTCTGTCCATCTGTatacaacttacatttacttatttcataaatcattttgtttgtaagtccaacTACTATGTCACTACCAGTAAAATCTTAATAATATATATGACCCttaatacagtactgtgcaaaagttttaggcacttgggggggggggaagctgaGTGAGAatccttccaaaaataatgctcttatttaataaacttcctacaaagcttagtaaccatctaTCGCCAGCAACCACTTGTCACAGTGAGttcggccaggtcctgctctctggcaggtctggggttcgagtcctgcttggggtgccttgtgatggactggcgtcctgtcctgggtgtgtcccctccctctccggctttgcgccctgtattgccacgTTAGGTTCCAGTTCGCCGTGACACCGCTCAGGACAAAAGGTctcagactgtctgtgt
This genomic window from Scleropages formosus chromosome 1, fSclFor1.1, whole genome shotgun sequence contains:
- the htr1e gene encoding 5-hydroxytryptamine receptor 1E → MEMEQYPGDESGLGNVTNCSGAPGEVAKATTATETTLLVLLLGALTLMTALANGGVIAAIGTTRKLHLPANYLICSLAFTDFLVAALVMPLSTLYIATETWSLGRVVCEIWLSVDMTCCTCSILHLCAIALDRYWAITDAIEYARKRTARRAAAMVAIVWTISIFISMPPLFWRHSQGANASNRSRCVIEHDHVGYTIYSTFGAFYIPMGLILILYYRIYSAAKTLYQKRGSTRYLSSRSTDSQNSLANCRTAHALCVSDMSNSDPTLEFDKLHVTIRIPPFEAEVEGSSERSQICSSRERKAARILGLILGAFVLCWLPFFIKELLVGLHLVHPSPQLSDFLTWLGYVNSLINPLLYTSFNEDFKQAFKRLLRCKDHA